In Flavobacterium gelatinilyticum, a genomic segment contains:
- a CDS encoding RagB/SusD family nutrient uptake outer membrane protein, giving the protein MKNKITTAALAFSLFFTWSCTDLEEKVLDESLNGTGQVEAISGAVAPAYGQLKLVWMHTNNFGLQLISSDEGILPYRGGTDWYDGGKYLAVHSHATTSTNDLVTSTWNAITINISRTLSAIEVLTPLAEAGNTEAQGALYEMKALRAYLNMMTLDSWGLVFKKESSASISEIIRGQDAVSYIESELLSVADVINKDKGPGRMTQAAVWGLLARLNLNAPVYRDPYGTPVFTPADMDKVIKYTDNIINSGKFTFSPEYFDLFDDDNNSNKEIIFALDQRGVLRDEHNRWAYWSIPGSMFPRPESINADGTDGPAITSDFYRTWVDAYGSVDPADADSRFYKNNAKVPAHLKDLTGLSPKDDADINHYYCVKAEEFEIDRGIMRGIPWAARKDGNGAFYKCDGGYRIYPVKQIKGNGPDLNVDYVNLTEKVDFTNEGSMHYSGYRVSKYQFSHTSPDGNYYSSVDMVLLRYAEIFMMRAEAKLRKGDNAGALEDMNTVRTSRTARLPIPAALPAINLDILYREYGFEFYWEGLRRNTQIRFGHFEDKWTEKSDTDVNKRLFPIPQVSIDGASNVPGYLIQNEGY; this is encoded by the coding sequence ATGAAAAATAAAATAACAACGGCAGCTCTTGCATTCAGTTTATTCTTTACCTGGAGCTGTACAGACTTAGAAGAGAAGGTATTGGATGAATCTTTAAACGGTACCGGACAAGTAGAAGCAATTAGTGGCGCAGTTGCCCCGGCTTATGGCCAGTTAAAATTAGTTTGGATGCACACCAACAATTTTGGTTTACAGTTAATTTCCAGTGATGAGGGAATCCTGCCATACAGAGGAGGAACAGACTGGTATGATGGAGGTAAATATTTAGCAGTTCATTCACACGCTACAACTTCTACCAATGATTTGGTTACATCTACATGGAATGCCATTACTATAAATATTTCAAGAACATTATCTGCTATTGAAGTTTTGACTCCTTTGGCAGAAGCTGGTAATACAGAAGCACAAGGTGCGCTTTATGAAATGAAAGCACTTAGAGCTTATCTGAATATGATGACCCTGGACAGCTGGGGACTTGTTTTCAAAAAAGAATCGTCGGCTAGTATTTCAGAAATAATTAGAGGACAGGATGCAGTTTCTTATATCGAAAGTGAATTACTGTCTGTTGCAGATGTTATCAATAAAGATAAAGGACCGGGAAGAATGACACAGGCTGCAGTTTGGGGGCTTCTTGCAAGATTAAACCTAAATGCACCTGTTTATCGTGACCCTTATGGTACACCTGTATTTACACCTGCAGATATGGATAAGGTTATAAAATATACAGATAACATTATCAACTCAGGAAAATTCACTTTTTCTCCAGAGTATTTTGATTTGTTTGACGATGATAATAACTCAAATAAAGAAATAATTTTTGCATTGGATCAGCGCGGTGTTTTAAGAGACGAACACAACCGCTGGGCCTATTGGTCAATTCCGGGGTCTATGTTCCCAAGACCAGAATCAATCAATGCAGACGGTACAGATGGTCCTGCTATTACTTCAGATTTCTATCGTACATGGGTAGACGCTTATGGTTCTGTAGATCCTGCTGATGCCGATTCAAGATTTTACAAAAACAACGCAAAAGTACCGGCTCATTTAAAAGATCTTACAGGACTTTCTCCGAAAGACGATGCAGATATAAATCATTACTACTGTGTAAAGGCAGAAGAATTTGAAATCGACCGAGGAATTATGAGAGGTATACCGTGGGCGGCCAGAAAAGATGGCAACGGTGCATTTTATAAATGTGACGGAGGATACAGAATTTACCCTGTAAAACAAATTAAAGGAAATGGACCGGATCTTAATGTTGATTATGTAAATCTTACAGAAAAAGTTGATTTTACTAATGAAGGAAGTATGCATTATTCAGGATACCGAGTTTCTAAATATCAATTCAGCCACACTTCTCCAGACGGAAATTATTACAGCAGTGTAGATATGGTACTTTTAAGATACGCTGAAATTTTCATGATGCGTGCCGAAGCCAAATTAAGAAAAGGAGATAATGCAGGCGCATTAGAAGACATGAATACAGTAAGAACTTCAAGAACTGCCCGTTTACCAATCCCTGCTGCATTACCAGCTATTAATTTAGATATTTTGTACAGAGAATATGGTTTCGAATTTTACTGGGAAGGTTTAAGAAGAAATACACAAATCCGTTTTGGACACTTTGAAGACAAATGGACTGAAAAATCAGATACAGATGTAAATAAGAGATTGTTCCCAATCCCTCAAGTATCAATAGATGGAGCTTCTAACGTTCCTGGATATCTAATACAAAATGAAGGATATTAA
- a CDS encoding GH92 family glycosyl hydrolase has translation MKKNIKVILFLGISLLFKITLNAQQKVHTYVDPMIGSEGIGRVFIGPSCPYGMVKPSPDCTVSPNSGWLPMPKEVTGFSQVHVSGTGGGPKYGNIQIMPFSGTLDKLDQTAYRSEENVKLGYYQSVFKENGIKTEITTGEKVSFYRFTYPKNTSKELKIDPGFFLGEQPEPDGREAQQFVGSQIEIVSNTEVRGYSRIRGGWNNGRAYTVYFWAVFDQPIARSVTWKDGKLYADEKTQFDSGKKTAALLSFGNTGKEELNVKIGISFLSELKAKNNIQVEIPHWDFNAVLASLENKWENLLSRIQLSKDTSDEYKKMFYTGLYHTMIMPVDRTGENPLWTDNEPYYDDFYAIWDTFRTSSPLITLIDSKRQVEIVNAMINIYKREGYLPEGRSGNDNGRTQGGSNAEVVLADAFVKNLKGVDYELALQAMLKDATVPPGGNEEKEGRGGLIDYLRLGYVPYGTDRAGNRTIDYSYNDYNIATVAKGLGRTDLYSQYMKQADSWQNLWRDDYENQGSKGFIMPKDKDGNWLDDIVFGESKIQKPTFKYTPVIIESPWYVCHWCVFFYEGNSWEYSLSIPHDVPELIKKSGGEKAFENRLNTFFNSDLYNVANEPSFLTPCLYHWIGKPYLSSDRIRTIIKNSFNSSSEGLPGNDDSGAMSSWLAFHMMGLYPNAGQPYYLINTPLIKETAIQLENGKSFKITTKKMSDKNKYIKTALLNGKPYDKAWISHEDLSNGGELILEMDSKPSKWGTALLPPLK, from the coding sequence ATGAAAAAAAATATAAAAGTCATACTGTTTTTAGGCATTTCATTACTGTTTAAAATTACACTTAACGCCCAGCAGAAAGTCCACACCTATGTAGATCCCATGATCGGCTCAGAAGGCATCGGCCGTGTTTTTATAGGCCCTTCGTGCCCTTACGGAATGGTAAAACCAAGTCCTGACTGCACGGTGAGCCCCAACAGCGGGTGGCTTCCTATGCCAAAAGAAGTAACAGGATTCAGCCAGGTTCATGTAAGCGGAACCGGAGGCGGCCCCAAATACGGAAACATCCAGATCATGCCTTTTTCCGGCACGTTGGATAAACTGGACCAGACCGCATACAGATCCGAAGAAAATGTAAAACTCGGATATTACCAGTCGGTTTTTAAAGAAAACGGAATCAAAACCGAAATCACCACAGGCGAAAAAGTCTCTTTTTACCGGTTCACCTACCCCAAAAACACTTCAAAAGAACTCAAAATCGATCCCGGATTTTTTCTTGGCGAACAGCCTGAACCCGACGGCAGGGAAGCCCAGCAGTTTGTAGGTTCCCAGATTGAAATTGTTTCTAATACCGAAGTAAGAGGCTACAGCCGTATCAGAGGAGGATGGAACAACGGAAGAGCCTACACCGTCTATTTCTGGGCCGTATTCGATCAGCCGATTGCAAGATCTGTAACCTGGAAAGACGGAAAATTGTATGCCGATGAAAAAACACAGTTTGATTCAGGGAAAAAAACCGCGGCGCTTCTTTCCTTTGGAAACACTGGAAAAGAAGAACTGAACGTTAAAATCGGAATCTCGTTTTTAAGCGAACTTAAAGCCAAAAATAATATTCAGGTTGAAATCCCGCATTGGGATTTTAATGCCGTTTTAGCGTCATTAGAAAATAAATGGGAAAACCTGTTAAGCCGGATCCAGCTTTCAAAAGATACCTCCGACGAATATAAAAAAATGTTCTACACCGGTTTGTACCACACTATGATTATGCCCGTTGACCGGACAGGAGAAAACCCGTTATGGACAGACAACGAACCCTATTACGATGACTTTTATGCCATTTGGGACACATTCAGAACCTCAAGCCCTTTAATCACACTTATCGATTCCAAACGCCAGGTAGAAATTGTAAACGCCATGATTAACATCTACAAACGCGAAGGCTACCTACCCGAAGGCAGAAGCGGCAACGACAACGGAAGAACCCAGGGAGGTTCAAACGCTGAGGTTGTTCTGGCCGATGCTTTTGTGAAAAACCTAAAAGGCGTCGATTACGAACTGGCACTTCAGGCCATGCTGAAAGACGCCACAGTCCCTCCCGGCGGAAACGAAGAAAAAGAAGGACGAGGCGGACTCATTGATTACCTCAGATTAGGTTATGTTCCTTACGGCACAGACCGCGCAGGAAACAGAACCATCGATTATTCATACAACGATTACAACATCGCCACAGTAGCCAAAGGACTGGGCAGAACAGACCTGTACAGCCAGTACATGAAACAAGCCGACAGCTGGCAGAATTTATGGCGTGATGATTATGAAAACCAGGGCTCAAAAGGATTCATTATGCCCAAAGACAAAGACGGAAACTGGCTTGATGATATTGTTTTCGGCGAATCAAAAATCCAGAAACCCACTTTTAAATATACACCCGTTATTATCGAATCGCCCTGGTACGTCTGCCACTGGTGCGTGTTTTTCTATGAAGGCAATTCATGGGAATATTCACTGAGCATTCCGCATGATGTGCCGGAACTGATAAAAAAATCAGGAGGCGAAAAAGCCTTTGAAAACCGACTGAATACCTTTTTTAATTCAGATTTGTATAATGTGGCCAATGAACCCTCTTTCCTGACACCTTGTTTGTACCACTGGATCGGGAAACCGTATTTGAGCAGTGACAGGATCAGAACCATCATAAAAAACAGTTTTAACAGCTCATCAGAAGGACTTCCCGGCAATGACGATTCCGGAGCGATGTCTTCATGGCTGGCTTTCCACATGATGGGACTGTACCCAAATGCCGGACAGCCGTATTACCTGATCAATACCCCGCTGATAAAAGAAACGGCAATACAATTAGAAAACGGCAAAAGTTTTAAAATCACCACAAAGAAAATGAGTGATAAAAACAAATACATCAAAACAGCCCTTTTAAACGGAAAACCGTACGACAAAGCCTGGATTTCGCATGAAGATCTTAGCAACGGAGGAGAACTGATATTAGAAATGGATTCAAAACCATCTAAATGGGGAACAGCACTGCTTCCTCCATTGAAATAA